A single Pyxicephalus adspersus chromosome 8, UCB_Pads_2.0, whole genome shotgun sequence DNA region contains:
- the SYDE2 gene encoding rho GTPase-activating protein SYDE2 has translation MADPLRRTLSKLRGKRSKKGPPGGLETNGEGKEQPGGGGGGGIETPDRCQGTKCTIESAGNMKDGFKIGFSEKCRGCRFKSQDSFKGKFYVSSPVDIVLGSAGPPCGFKMVTPEESRLADNHNKEWSSQNHNNNNYSHPSKWETTSGPASSNQAILACRYSQYSNISNTDLVANGMERECNTKLHPPSCGVDGKHAIMGRYSYGGCHIQPETTIKPPNSAPYSMTPCFQDHWPHQKAPTPSYPLNFIYPPKSNQAKEPQIGVPYFETTQWCSSTFEGSRSFSTNCHVPPLGLVNAPYYGNTRNHSEDSEEDDYYDNDQLLITSPSETQCNSLFSGPPTPLMHSAVTSPMANYGHQERKGRIDMYLETDRLRSQLQEAYYLLIHAMHDMPLETTTTKVGCRTETCPSSSQSQDSVYSQSSARVIESDVWSSDEASPKQVSHSDLVSLNALLSSQLNRMQTFSKSVDAFCSLAAFRPLHKCHSDSQIKYSPVHSNLSSDCGFEHSQSSIGHHTDADSEGSPQDMISSVNWKASESGTHDPSDYVHQTPGNSVSVTVTNGRHSADMSAESRSTSQKPSGLTVKKMQKWMYKGRLLSLEMKERIIGSSQKASGSSKRESSPTGSCKSEHLQDSSATSLKMPGEMERPPMTGRRAGHGPGSRPAKVLQDFSFWWWKNTDLKSRIICSQLMHGEANACVSMSDLAGPSAPSSQKVSSSAPAEFSPPCSPNPSKKGGSINWSLPDKIKSPRTVRKLSMKMKKLPELSRKLSVKGMSSHSNSDQSTSKGNCRDVSHTPTLSSAGPSAAAASRNVISRYHLDTSVSSQQSYKKKSSGTSKSSSKGGYLSDGDSPELITKSSKHGGENRSTKGKESLPCNNTKSDFDIDSFRHYSFSDQPKCFQYVSGLMSLHFYGAEDLKPPRVDSKDVFCAIQVDSVNKARTALLTCRTSFLDMDHTFNIELENAQHLKLVVFSWDSTPKRNRVCCHGSVVLPALFRVTKSHQLAVKLEPRGLIYVKLTLMEQWENSSDRLGVDRDPVVFGVDARQVVEKENTGSMVPLLMEKCIMEIEKRGCQVVGLYRLCGSAAVKKELREAFERDSKAVELCENEYPDINVITGVLKDYLRELPCPLITKQLYEAVLHAMAEKPLKMSGNGCENDLRDSEHTVELLSCLPDVERATLKMLLDHLKLVASYHEVNKMTCQNLAVCFGPVLLSQRQETSNHNNRVFIDSEELASALDFKKHIEVLHYLLQLWPVKSESPKDPTPNQVQAEPQPCLRRKKPRPQMLNLNSADACRVLRPRAARLDSPSSNRYAGDWSSCQGSYLLAPKEETDYADVPSESPQPPDTCVRTVESSQQTTAKETSVDSAVRVSVGGMCEEQDVNLQDLQESIDTLIGNLEKELSKNRLNVAF, from the exons ATGGCTGATCCTCTGCGGAGGACTTTATCCAAACTGCGGGGAAAGAGATCCAAGAAGGGGCCGCCGGGGGGACTGGAGACTAACGGAGAAGGTAAAGAGCAGccgggaggaggaggaggaggggggataGAGACACCGGACCGCTGCCAGGGCACCAAG TGTACCATAGAGTCTGCAGGTAATATGAAGGATGGGTTCAAAATTGGCTTTTCAGAAAAATGTAGGGGGTGCAGATTTAAGTCCCAAGATAGCTTCAAAGGGAAATTTTATGTAAGCAGCCCTGTTGACATTGTGTTGGGGTCTGCAGGACCGCCATGTGGATTCAAGATGGTGACCCCGGAAGAGAGCAGACTGGCTGACAATCACAATAAAGAATGGTCTTCTCAGAACCACAATAATAACAATTACTCGCATCCTTCCAAATGGGAAACAACATCGGGACCCGCATCTTCCAATCAGGCCATTCTGGCGTGCCGCTACTCCCAGTATAGCAATATCAGCAACACGGATTTGGTGGCCAATGGCATGGAAAGAGAGTGCAACACCAAATTGCATCCCCCGTCATGTGGTGTAGATGGTAAACACGCCATCATGGGACGTTACTCTTATGGAGGTTGTCATATTCAGCCAGAGACAACGATAAAGCCTCCTAATAGTGCTCCCTACAGCATGACTCCTTGTTTTCAGGACCATTGGCCGCATCAGAAGGCGCCTACCCCATCGTACCCTCTTAATTTCATCTATCCCCCTAAGTCTAATCAAGCAAAGGAGCCTCAAATAGGGGTTCCATACTTTGAAACCACACAATGGTGCTCTAGTACTTTTGAAGGAAGTAGATCTTTCTCTACAAACTGCCACGTACCTCCCCTGGGACTTGTAAATGCCCCGTATTATGGGAACACCAGAAACCATTCAGAGGACAGTGAGGAAGATGATTATTATGATAATGATCAGCTTTTGATTACTAGCCCTAGTGAGACTCAGTGCAATAGCCTGTTTTCAGGGCCACCAACGCCACTGATGCACAGTGCAGTGACCTCCCCCATGGCCAATTATGGCCATCAAGAGAGAAAAGGCAGAATTGACATGTACCTAGAGACCGACAGACTGAGATCTCAGTTGCAAGAggcttattatttattaattcatgCCATGCATGACATGCCTCTTGAGACTACCACCACCAAGGTAGGATGCAGAACAGAAACGTGTCCCTCCAGTTCCCAGTCCCAGGATAGTGTTTATTCTCAGTCCTCTGCAAGAGTGATTGAAAGTGATGTTTGGTCCTCCGATGAAGCTAGCCCAAAACAAGTATCTCATAGTGATTTAGTGTCTTTGAATGCTCTATTAAGCTCCCAGCTTAACAGGATGCAGACATTTAGCAAAAGCGTTGATGCATTTTGCAGCTTGGCAGCCTTCAGACCTTTGCACAAATGCCACAGTGATAGTCAGATAAAGTACAGCCCTGTCCATAGCAACTTGTCATCTGACTGTGGTTTTGAGCACAGTCAGAGTTCTATTGGCCACCACACTGATGCTGACAGTGAGGGCAGTCCCCAGGACATGATATCCTCTGTGAACTGGAAAGCCTCTGAGAGTGGCACTCATGATCCCTCAGATTATGTACACCAAACACCAGGGAACTCGGTCTCCGTTACAGTCACTAATGGCAGGCACAGTGCAGACATGAGCGCAGAGAGTCGTAGTACTTCACAAAAACCTTCAGGCCTAACCGtgaagaaaatgcaaaaatggaTGTACAAAGGACGCTTGTTGTCTTTGGAAATGAAGGAACGCATCATTGGATCCTCTCAGAAAGCCAGCGGATCTAGCAAACGGGAATCCAGTCCAACTGGCAGCTGCAAATCTGAGCATCTCCAGGACAGTTCAGCGACATCCCTGAAGATGCCTGGAGAGATGGAAAGACCACCAATGACAGGTAGGCGAGCAGGGCACGGGCCCGGCTCCAGGCCTGCAAAGgtcctccaagacttttctttttGGTGGTGGAAAAACACTGATCTTAAATCTCGCATTATCTGT tcccagctaATGCATGGGGAAGCCAACGCATGTGTGTCGATGAGCGATCTGGCAG gtccgAGTGCCCCAAGTAGTCAAAAAGTTAGTTCATCTGCCCCAGCCGAATTTTCTCCACCTTGTAGCCCCAACCCATCAAAGAAAGGAGGAAGCATTAACTGGTCCCTTCCGGATAAAATTAAATCCCCACGGACTGTTCGGAAACTGTCAATGAAGATGAAAAAGCTGCCGGAACTCAGCAGAAAGTTGAGTGTCAAAGGGATGTCGAGCCACAGTAACTCGGATCAATCCACCTCCAAAGGAAACTGCCGGGATGTAAGCCACACACCAACTTTGTCATCCGCAGGTCCGTCAGCTGCCGCCGCCAGTAGAAACGTCATCAGCCGCTACCACCTGGATACCAGCGTATCTTCCCAGCAGAGCTATAAGAAAAAAAGTTCGGGCACTTCCAAATCCTCGAGCAAAGGGGGTTACCTCAGTGACGGGGATTCCCCTGAGCTAATAACCAAATCAAGTAAACATGGTGGGGAGAACAGGTCCACAAAGGGAAAAGAGTCCCTTCCTTGTAATAATACAAAGTCGGACTTTGACATTGATTCCTTCAGGCACTATAGCTTTTCTGATCAACCTAAGTGCTTCCAATATGTTTCGGGGCTGATGAGCCTTCACTTTTATGGTGCAGAGGATTTAAAGCCTCCTAGGGTAGACTCCAAGGATGTATTTTGTGCTATCCAGGTCGATTCTGTCAACAAAGCCAGAACGGCTCTTCTGACTTGTAGGACGTCATTCCTAGACATGGATCACACCTTTAATATTGAACTTGAAAATGCTCAGCACTTAAAACTGGTTGTGTTTAGCTGGGACTCAACTCCAAAAAGGAACAGAGTCTGTTGCCATGGCTCGGTGGTCCTTCCAGCACTTTTTAGGGTGACCAAAAGCCACCAGCTGGCAGTTAAGTTGGAACCCCGAGGTTTGATCTATGTGAAATTGACTCTAATGGAGCAGTGGGAGAACTCTTCAGACCGCCTTGGTGTGGACCGGGACCCTGTGGTATTCGGGGTAGATGCTCGCCAGGTTGTTGAAAAGGAGAACACCGGATCGATGGTACCGCTTCTCATGGAGAAGTGCATCATGGAGATTGAAAAGAGAGGTTGTCAG GTTGTGGGATTATACCGGCTCTGTGGATCAGCAGCGGTGAAGAAAGAACTGAGAGAGGCTTTTGAAAGGGATAGTAAAGCTGTGGAGCTTTGTGAGAACGAGTACCCTGACATAAATGTGATAACAG GTGTATTAAAGGATTACCTGAGGGAGCTCCCTTGTCCGCTAATAACAAAGCAGCTGTATGAAGCTGTTCTACACGCCATGGCGGAGAAACCGCTAAAGATGTCTGGAAATGGCTGCGAGAACGACCTGCGGGACTCTGAGCACACAGTTGAACTTCTGAGCTGCCTGCCTGATGTGGAAAGA GCAACCCTGAAGATGCTGCTGGATCACTTGAAGCTAGTTGCCTCTTATCATGAAGTGAATAAAATGACCTGCCAGAACCTGGCTGTCTGCTTCGGACCGGTCCTCCTGAGTCAGAGACAGGAAACGTCCAATCACAATAACAGAGTGTTCATTGACTCAGAAGAGCTTGCCAGTGCCTTAGAtttcaaaaaacacattgaagTCCTTCATTACTTGCTGCAGTTATGGCCAG TAAAGAGTGAATCTCCCAAAGACCCCACGCCAAACCAGGTGCAAGCCGAACCCCAGCCATGCCTGCGAAGAAAGAAGCCTCGGCCGCAAATGCTTAATTTAAACAGTGCGGATGCCTGCAGAGTCCTGAGACCAAGGGCGGCCCGCCTGGACAGCCCCTCCAGCAATCGCTATGCAGGAGACTGGAGCAGCTGCCAAGGAAGCTACTTACTGGCCCCCAAAGAGGAAACCGATTATGCAGATGTCCCATCAGAAAGTCCCCAACCCCCGGACACCTGCGTCCGGACAGTAGAGTCAAGTCAGCAAACCACAGCCAAAGAAACATCAGTGGACTCGGCAGTAAGAGTCAGTGTAGGAGGTATGTGTGAGGAGCAGGACGTTAACCTCCAGGACCTGCAGGAGAGCATAGACACCCTGATAGGAAACCTGGAGAAAGAGTTGAGCAAGAACAGGCTGAATGTTGCATTCTAA